AATACCTGCATTGGCGATCGCTCTGCGAATCACATTTTGCTGAGAAGAACCGCTAGGTACAGTTAGACCGCTGGTTCTTCCATCTTGCCCATGTGCTGTGCCTCTAATTAAGGCTAGAATATTGTCACCATCAGCTACTGCATCTGAAAGGCGTTTGAGAACGATTATGCCACAACCTTCACCGCGAGCATAACCATTTGCTCCTGCCGCAAAAGTTTTGCAACGCCCATCTGGAGACAACATTCGGGATTTGCAAAGGTTGAGCCAATATTCTGGCGAGACATATCGCTGTACGCCTCCAGCCAATGCCAGGTTACAATCTCCCCTTCGCAAGTTGGTAACTGCTAAGTGAATGGCAGCCAATGAAGAAGCACAGCCAGTATCAACGGCGAGACAAGGACCTGTAAAGTCGAAGAAGTAAGAAAGGCGGCCTGCCACTGGGCTATAGGCGTTCCCTGATCCTATGTAGAAATCTGTTTCTACAGGGTCTTGTTTGACAAGTTGCCAAACGTAGTCATTGGCACATATCCCCATAAAAACACCTGTCTGGCTGCCTGCCAATTTTTCGGGGACAAATCCAGCGTTTTCTAAGGCTTCCCAAGCTACTTCCATCACCAGTCTATGCTGGGGATCTAAACTTGCTGCTTCTCTGGCGGAAATCCCGAAAAAACTAGCATCAAAATCTGTGGGAGATTGGTTGAGAAATCCTGCACGCCGGATATACACCTTGCCTGGCACGTCTGGATCTGGGTCGTAATAGGGATCTAGATATGAATGATGACCCTTTGGGGCTTCTCGAATGGCATCTACACCATTGGCAAGTAAGTCCCAAAATGCTTCAGGATTATCGGCTTCTGCCAAGCGACAACTCATACCAACAATGGCGATTGGTTCGCGTTCTTTCTGCTTTAATCGCTCAATTTCGGATTGTAAATCAGCAATTTTTTGGGACGCTACTTTCATCAATTGAACATAGCGTTGTTCATTATTTTCACTCATTTGATTAACCCCATTATATACTGCTTAATTGTTCTACATTCATTGATATGAAGTAAGAATTCAGGGAACAGGGAACAGGGAAGATAAAAGAAAAATGTTATTCCTTCTTCCTGAACTCCTGATAGCAAAGCGTGGCGTTAGCCATACTTCTGAACTCCTGAACTCCTGATAGCGAAGCGTGGCGTTAGCCATACTCCTGAACTCTTACGATATGAACATAGCGCTGTTCATTATTTTCACTCATCTAGCTAGATACTCACCTAAATGAGTATCTAGATTTGGGTTCATCTAGTTAACCCATTGCATACCTAATTGTTCTGCAAATTGTTTTGCAATTTCATCGGCATCATCATTTTCCTCTAGGGGCTGGAATGTGAGGGCTTTACTATCTATTTGGAAGGACTGCTCGGAGACATCTACATCCTCATCTTCATCAGCCTCTTCTATGAACTCTGCCATCAGATAATCAACCAACTTTTTAATAGTTGGATAGTCAAAAGTTAGCGTAGCGGGCAAACGACAGCCTAAGCTATTTTGCAAATTGTTTCTCAACTCTACAGAGGTCAAAGAACTCATTCCTAAGTCAAAAAACCCTTCTGAAACAGAGAATACGCGATCTTTCTGGTAGCCCAAGACTTTGGATACTTGAGATTGGATGTGAGCCACTAAAAGTGGCTGGCGTTGCTCTTTTTCAGCAGCCTTTACCGTTTCCAGGAAATTAAGTGAAGTTTTTTGTTGCTCTTTCTTTTGATCAGTAGTTTTGCGGAAGTCAGTGAAGAACGCACTTTCTACCGTATATTTCGACCAGTTTATTGGCATCGCGCCCACTTGTGGTGCCTTGGCGGTGAACAAGTTAGCAAATAGATGCGCTCCTTGACTGGGCGGAATCATCCCAAAACCTATTGCCTCCCAACGACTTTGAATATTTGCATCCAATTGAGTGGCCATCCCAGAGGTAGCCCAAGGGCCCCAGTTGATGCTGACAGCGGGTAATCCCAATGCGTGTCGGTGATGGCAGAGTGCATCCATAAAGGCATTGGCCGCAGAATAATTTCCTTGACCTAGCGCGCCTATAACTGAAGTCATAGAGGAGAAGCAGACAAAGAAATCTAATGGCATTTCTTTGGTCAGTTTGTGCAAGTTCCAAGTACCTTGAACCTTGGGGTTCATCACTTTTAAGAAGCGCTGCCGGGTTTGATTCCTGAGCATTCCATCATCTAAAACACCTGCTACATGAACCACTCCCCGTAAGGGGATATCAGTTGCGGCAATTAGCATTGCTACACTATCGGGTTGGGAAATATCAGTTTTGACAATCTTTACCAACGCCCCTTTATCTTCTAACTGCTTGACTCCTGCTTGTGCTTCTGGGGATACTGCCCCTTGTCGTCCCACTAGCAGCAGGTGGCGTGCGCCTTGTTCCACAAGGTAGTTGGCCACTTGAAGACCCAACGCTCCAAATCCACCAGTGATTAAATAACTACCTGATGAATCAATTTTTGCTAATTGGCTGATAGTTTTAGCCTCAGCACGTTTTAATCGAGCGACATAACGCTCTCCATTCCGAAAAGCTACTTGCTCTTCTTTTTCTGGGAAGAGCATTTCTTGGAGCAGCATTTCGATTTCACTAACTTGGTCTGAGCCAATATCTATACAGACAGTTTCCAGTTCTGGATGTTCTAAAACAATCACGCGGGCTAGTCCCCACAATGGCGATTGTTCTACTTGTAGGGGGGTTTTTGTCACTGCTTGGGCATTGCGAGTGATCAAGGATAAATGAGGTATCTTTTTGCCCCAATGATGGGGAGGAATTGCAGATAATGCTTGAACCAAATACAACACACTAGAACATAAATTTAGTGCTGTTGTTGGCACATCTGACATCTCCAGCTTTTGATCAAGACCCCATAAGTAAACTATCCCACGGCAGACTGACTGATCTTGCTTGACTATTGCGGAAAGTAGATTCTGGAAGTCTTTTGGTTCGGCAGGGTTGATTTGATAGCGATCGCTCTCTAATAATGAAAAAGACGATCCTTGTGAAACGAAAATACAGCGCTCGCCCTGTTTGTTGAGCATATCGGCTAGGGAACTGCTTACTTCTCCTCCATCGCTGAAAATCAGCCAATTACCTGCTTTAGAGGTTTTGTTATTCGCCTTAGCAAAGGACGAGCTTGCTGCCAAAACACGCGGTTTTACTTCCCAACCAATTCTGTATAACCAATCATCTGTTTGATTGGCTAGGAGCGCAGTTTGATTAGCACGCCGCACCTGTAAATTAATCAGATCGGCTACTGCTATTCCATTCTCATCAACCAAATGTAAATCGAAGGAAGTCAGTATACCGGGGCTTCGCTGACTTGACTGATGAACGTGACACCAAATGCTTGTACTAGGCTGCTTGAAGAAACTCAGACGCTCTAAGCCGACTAGAAAATAAGTCTTGGTATCGCTATCAGGGCCATCTTCAAGAGCCGCCGCCAAAAGCTGCAAGCAACCATCTAACAGCAGTGGATGCAAGCTGTTATTTACACTACTCTCTACCATCTCAGGTAATTTAATCTTACCTAGCACTTCTTGTGAGTCACCCTGAGAACGCCACAACTTCTCAATTACTTGGAAGTTGGGGCCGTACTCTACCCCCAAATCGCTGAATTTCTGGTAATAGTCCTTAATTTCAAGCTCTTGGTTAACTGTTTGCTTCAGGGCGGCCAAATCTAGCGGTACTTTTGCCACCGGAGCTTTTCTACTCAAAAGATAACCTTGGGCATGACGAGTCCATGTTTCATCAACATCAACATCATCTGAGTTTTTGCGGCTAAAAATCCCAAATTCATACCCTGATTCATTGGGTGTTAATACTAATTGAACGGAGACTGTTTCTTCAGGATTCAAAACTAGCGACTGCTCAATCAGAAACTCTTCAACTAGCAATGATGGGTGATTCTCCTGCGCCCCCGCTCCAAAGATTTGCGCTCCTGCGGCTAGGACTATCTCCACATAAGCTGCGGTGGGGAAAATGACTTTCTCATAGAGAGCATGATCCGCTAAATATACAGGGAAATCTGAGGTGAGTTGACTTTCAAAAACTATTTGTTGATTTTTTAGTGCTGCACTCCGAATTCTTTGACCCAGTAGAGGATGATGCCCGTTCTGCATTCCCGATTCCGTCTGAGGTTGTCTTTGGGCAACATCAATCCAGTAGCGCTCTCGCTGCCAAGGATAAGTTGGTACACTCACTTGGCGGTGGCTATAGTCGCGGTGGAAGCTCTCCCAATCAATCGCCACACCTCGTACATACAATTGACCCACTGCCTGAAGCAGTCCTTGCCAATCGCTTTGCTCTAGCTGTAGTGTCGGCAGCCAGGTTCCATACCCTGATGGCAAGCACTGACGACCCATTCCCAGTAATATTGGCTGGGGCCCCATCTCCACAAATATCTCTACCCTTTCTCTGTATAATGTCTCCATTCCAGAGGCAAATCTTACTGGTTTGAGGACGTGATCTACCCAATATTCTGGGGTTGTGGGTAAAACGCGCTCAAAATTGCCCGTGACATTGGAGATAAAGTTGAGTTTGGGTTGGTGGAATGTTACTTGTTGCACTACTTGGCGAAAATCTGCCAGCATTGGCTCCATCAATGCTGAATGGAAGGCATGGGAAACTTTTAATCGCTTATTTTTTATGCCCTTGCTTTCTAATTCCTGCACTACCCGACGTACTGCTTCCCCTGCACCAGAAATGACGACGCTATTGGGACCGTTGATGGCTGCGATGCTGACTGAGTCGAGTCCTTGCAGTGCTTCTAATACTTGTTCTGGCGAAGCTAATAGCGATACCATTTCGCCGTTGGCTGGCAGTTTTTGCATTAAACTGCCTCTGGCTGAAATCATTTTCAAACCGTCTTCTAAGGAGAAAATCCCTGCTACGCAAGCTGCTACATATTCCCCAACGCTATGACCGATGACTGCGCTTGGTTCAATGCCCCAGGATTTCCATAATTTGGCTAGGGCGTACTCTATGGCAAACAAAGCTGGTTGGGTGTAAGCAGTTTGCTCTAAAAGGGAATTGTCGTCATTTTCGTAGAGGATTGAGAGTAGCGATCGCTCTTGATTGCCGATGGTATTTAAAATTTCCTGGCACCGCTCTAGGGATTTCCGAAATGTTGGTTGTGTTGCGTATAGCTTCCGTCCCATCCCTAGATACTGGGAACCTTGACCTGTGAATAAAAAGGCAATTTCAGGTTGACTTTCGCTCTTGCTGCCTCCGTACAGATGAGTGGTTTCCGCTTCTGCCAGATGAGCTAATAACTTTTCCTCTGCTTGAGAAACTGAATCAGCAACCACAGCTAAACGTTCGTGGAAATGAGTTCGCCGAGTATTAGCTGTGTAACAGATGTCAGCCCAATCTAAGTGGGGATGAGTGGCTAGGTGTTCTGAGTAGTTGCGAACCATCTGCTCCAGTGCGGGTTTGGTTTTGGCACTGAGGGTGAGCAAATGTTGGGGGCGCAGGGCAGTTTCGGACTCGCTTTTTCCTGCAACTGGCGGTGCTTCGGAAAGGACTATATGAGCATTGGTACCGCTAAACCCAAAGGAACTGATTCCAGCAATTCGTTGATTATTAACTGTTGACCAAGGGGTTAATTCGGTGGGAACTTTGAGCGGTAGTTGATCCCAAGCAATATAAGGGTTAGGTTTCTCAAAGTGTAGGTGAGGCGGAATCTCTTTGTGTTGCAAGGAGAGAACAACTTTGATCAGACTTGCCATACCAGCCGCTGCTTCTGGGTGTCCGATATTGGTTTTAACGGAGCCGACGATTAAGGGTTCTTCCCGATCGCTAAAGAGGCTACCCAAGGCATTTGCTTCAATTGGATCTCCCAAGGAAGTGCCTGTACCATGGGCTTCAATATAGCTAACTTCCTGGGGCTTAATACCTGCATTTTTCAATGCCTGACGAACTACTGCTTCCTGAGAAGGTCCGCTAGGTACTGTCAGTCCCCCACTTGCCCCATCCTGATTGAGGGCAGAACCTCGAATTAATGCTAAAACGTTATCTCCATCACGGATAGCTTGACTAAGACGCTTTAGAACAACAACGCCACAGCCTTCGCTACGGACATATCCATTTGCACTAGCATCAAAGGTTTTACAACGACCATCTGCCGCCAGCATCCGTGCCTTTGTGAAATTGATGCTGAGGGTTGGTGCTAGGAGTAAGTTCACACCTCCGACTAAAGCTAGGTCGGATTCCTTGTTACGCAAGCTGTTGGCTGCCAGATGCACTGCCACGAGGGAGGAAGAACAAGCTGTATCTACTACCATGCTTGCTCCTTTCAATCCCAAACTATAAGACAAGCGCCCTGCTGCTGGACTCAAAAGGGTTCCTGTGCCTAGATGAGCGTCGATTTGCGATCGCGCTTCCGACAGACGCATAGCATAGTCAAAGGTGCTAATGGCAATAAATACGCCAGTGGGAGTGCCAAATAGCTTTTCTGATGACTGACCGCCATTTTCTAAGGCCTCAAAACTTACTTCTAGCAGTAGCCGCTGTTGTGGGTCAAGGGACATTGCTTCCCGTGGCGAGATCCCAAAGAAGTGCGCGTCAAACTTATCCACTTCCGATAAAAAGCCACCATAACGGCTAGACATCTTGCCGGGCGCGTCTGGATTGGTATCGTAACAGGCATCAATCTTCCATCGGTTGGCAGGTACTTCCTGAATCGCATCTACGCCATTTGAGAGCAGATGCCAAAAAGATTCTGTATCTTTTGCGCCTGGAAAACGGCAACTCATGCCAATAATGGCAATCGGTTCTTCTTTTGCTTGCTGAACTGCCTGTAGTTTAGTACGTGCTTCCTCTAGGGCGTTGAGCAACTGTAATGTTGTTGGTTTGGCGGGAGTTTGTGTCATGTTAAATATTACCTAGTAGTTTACTGAGTTCTTCGTACTTACTAGCAAGTAAGATGTCCGCTTCCTCTTCTGGAAGTTCTTCAAATACTTGGGTGGATGTCGTTTGGTCTTCTGTTTGCTGGACACTCATATCCTCTAGAACTAGAACCTCTTGCAGCAGATAATTCACCAATGCTTCTAAGGTTGGATAGTCAAAGAGTAGAGTTGAGCGCAAGGAATGTTCGACACTTTTTTCCAGATAGTTTCTCAATTCCACCGCCATTAGGGAGTCAAGTCCTAAGTCAAACAAAGACTGTCGCGGTTCAATCCTTGTGCTGGCATTTAATCCGATCACATTTCTAATAGCCGCACGAATATGCTCCATCAAAATTGTTCGGCGCTCATGAGCCAGAGTAGCTTTTAGTTGGGAAACTAAGGCTGGTCGCTCTTGAGATGATGTAATATTTGTCTGGAAATTTTCTAAGAATGGCGTAATTTCTGGTAGTCGTTCCAAAAATTTCGGCCAGTTCATAGGCAGTACACCTACTTGAGCGCTGTCTTCGTTCTTGACCAAGTAGTTTAATGCTTGCAAGCCTTGTTCAGTTGGAATAATACCCCAACCTTGGGCTTTCAAGCGACCAGCAAGAGTGGCTGCCATTCCTACCTCACCCCAAGGTCCCCAATTTACACTCAAACTTGGTAATCCTTGCGATCGCCGATAATGAGCTAAGGCATCAAGGAATGTATTAGCTGCGGCATAGTTGCTTTGACCTGCATTGCCTATCAAAGAGGCAACTGAGGAAAAACAGACAAAAAAGTCTAAGAGTAAATCTTGAGTCAAGGTATGCAAATTCCAAGCTCCTTGTACTTTGGATGCCATGACTTTTTTGAAGCGAGTAGGTGTTTGCTCCTTCAACAAACCATCATCTAAAACACCTGCGGTATGAACAATTCCACGTAAATTAGGACATTCATTCAGTATTTTTTTGACATCCTCCTGATTAGAAATATCCGCATTAATGACGGAGATTTTAGCACCTGCCTGCTCTAATTTTCTGATGGCTTCATTTGCTGCTTGTTTGACACTGCTTCGTCCTGTCAGAACTAGATGTTTAGCACCTTGTTCCACCAGCCACTCAGCCACCTTTAATCCTAATGCGCCCAATCCTCCCGCAATTAGGTAGCTGCCGTCTTGACGAACCGAGCAATTTTCTGGATTCTGAAAACTTAACACCACTTTACCGATATGCTTGGCTTGCTGCATATAGCGGAAAGCATTGACAAATTCAGTAATTGGGAAAACTTTGGCAGGTAATGGTTTGAGCTTACCTTCCTTGAACAAAGTCATCAGTTCCAACAACATGGCAGGAATGATCTCCGACCCATTCATCTCTCCTAAATCAAAGGGGAAATAAGCAGCATCAGGGCGTAATGCTTGCAATTTCTGCTCATCCCAGATTCCCAATTTACCGATTTCTACAAAGCGCCCTCCTTGAGCAAGCACGTCAAAGCTTTGATCGATAAACTTGCCAGCTAGACTATTAAGGATGACATTCACGCCTTTGCCATTGGTGTCAGTCATTACCTGCTCGGCAAACTCAAGGCTGCGTGAACTGTATATATGTTTAATTCCAAGTGACTTGAGAAAATCCCACTTGGGGGGGCTGGCCGTCGCAAAAACTTCTGCTCCCTTTAATTGCGCTAATTGAAGAGCCGCTTGACCTACACCTCCGGCCGCATTATGAATCAATACTCGGTCTGTTGGACCAATTTGAGCGCGTTTTATTAGTCCGTAATAAGCTGTCAAAAAAGTAACAGGAATTGTAGCCGCCTCTGCAAAACTGAGTTCAGGTGGCTTGGGAACTACCAATTTTGCTTTAGCCTTGACCACACTTGCTAAACTACCTGATGCGTAGGCAATGACAGCATCGCCCACCTTGAAGCCAGATACTTGTTTGCCAACGCGCTCAATCGTGCCTGCACACTCAAATCCAAACAATATATCGCTGGCCGTTGCCGCAATACCTAAAGACTCTTCGATTTCCCGCATCATGCCTAACGCACGCAGCACATCTCTAAAATTAAGTCCGCTCGCCTGAACTTTGATCTCGACTTCATCAGGTGCCAAGGTTGAGGTAGCCAGGGGAACCAAGGTCAAGTTGTCGAGGGTGCCGTAGCTGGTCAGTTTCAGTGCTACAGGAGCAATGCTTGGTGCCTGTATAGGGTGGAAAGGCTCTAATCTAGCTACATAGCGTGTCCCGTTTCGGTAGGCAATTTGGTCTTCTCGATCCGGTGCAAGTAGTTCTTGGAGTAAAGACTTAGCTGTTTCATGGGAGTGTTGACCAGAGGGCAAGTCTAAACAAGTAGTTGAAAATTCGGGGTGTTCCAGAGAGATTGTTTTACCCAGTCCCCAGATAGGAGCTTGCCAGACAGCAATATCATCATCCTTGAGGGCCAACTGCGCCCCTTGGGTAACCAACCACAATTGAGGGGATATCTTGGCTGAAGTCAAGGCTTGAATTAGATGTAGTATTTGCTCGCAGCTAGAATCACAGGAGTCATTTTCATCAAGACCCCAAAGGTACACCACCCCTTGATAGGATCTATTAGCCAACAATTGCTGCCAGTCGGATGGGTCTGTCCAGTTAATAGTATGTTGCTCTGGCTGATATTTCCCATTAGCCTTTTTGGTATAGACGAGGTGCGATCGCTCTCCACTGGCATTTAACAATTCAGCCAAGGTTTCAGCTAGACTAGTGCGGTCTGCCAAAATTAGCCAATCACCTTTGGTTTTTGGGTTTGCAGTCCCTGCTGTCTTTTTGACTTCTTTCCAGTCCACTTTGTAAAGCCAATCTTTCCAGGGGTCTTTCTGCTGTAATGCTTGTGATCGAGCCTTTTTCAGTTGCAGTCCGAGAGCTTCGGCATAAACTTGACCATCTTTGCCAATTAACTGCAAGTCCGCCTTCAAGATTTCTTGACCAGGCTGAGAATGAAGTTTAACGTAACTGAAAACCTCT
The DNA window shown above is from Anabaena sp. WA102 and carries:
- a CDS encoding type I polyketide synthase, giving the protein MTQTPAKPTTLQLLNALEEARTKLQAVQQAKEEPIAIIGMSCRFPGAKDTESFWHLLSNGVDAIQEVPANRWKIDACYDTNPDAPGKMSSRYGGFLSEVDKFDAHFFGISPREAMSLDPQQRLLLEVSFEALENGGQSSEKLFGTPTGVFIAISTFDYAMRLSEARSQIDAHLGTGTLLSPAAGRLSYSLGLKGASMVVDTACSSSLVAVHLAANSLRNKESDLALVGGVNLLLAPTLSINFTKARMLAADGRCKTFDASANGYVRSEGCGVVVLKRLSQAIRDGDNVLALIRGSALNQDGASGGLTVPSGPSQEAVVRQALKNAGIKPQEVSYIEAHGTGTSLGDPIEANALGSLFSDREEPLIVGSVKTNIGHPEAAAGMASLIKVVLSLQHKEIPPHLHFEKPNPYIAWDQLPLKVPTELTPWSTVNNQRIAGISSFGFSGTNAHIVLSEAPPVAGKSESETALRPQHLLTLSAKTKPALEQMVRNYSEHLATHPHLDWADICYTANTRRTHFHERLAVVADSVSQAEEKLLAHLAEAETTHLYGGSKSESQPEIAFLFTGQGSQYLGMGRKLYATQPTFRKSLERCQEILNTIGNQERSLLSILYENDDNSLLEQTAYTQPALFAIEYALAKLWKSWGIEPSAVIGHSVGEYVAACVAGIFSLEDGLKMISARGSLMQKLPANGEMVSLLASPEQVLEALQGLDSVSIAAINGPNSVVISGAGEAVRRVVQELESKGIKNKRLKVSHAFHSALMEPMLADFRQVVQQVTFHQPKLNFISNVTGNFERVLPTTPEYWVDHVLKPVRFASGMETLYRERVEIFVEMGPQPILLGMGRQCLPSGYGTWLPTLQLEQSDWQGLLQAVGQLYVRGVAIDWESFHRDYSHRQVSVPTYPWQRERYWIDVAQRQPQTESGMQNGHHPLLGQRIRSAALKNQQIVFESQLTSDFPVYLADHALYEKVIFPTAAYVEIVLAAGAQIFGAGAQENHPSLLVEEFLIEQSLVLNPEETVSVQLVLTPNESGYEFGIFSRKNSDDVDVDETWTRHAQGYLLSRKAPVAKVPLDLAALKQTVNQELEIKDYYQKFSDLGVEYGPNFQVIEKLWRSQGDSQEVLGKIKLPEMVESSVNNSLHPLLLDGCLQLLAAALEDGPDSDTKTYFLVGLERLSFFKQPSTSIWCHVHQSSQRSPGILTSFDLHLVDENGIAVADLINLQVRRANQTALLANQTDDWLYRIGWEVKPRVLAASSSFAKANNKTSKAGNWLIFSDGGEVSSSLADMLNKQGERCIFVSQGSSFSLLESDRYQINPAEPKDFQNLLSAIVKQDQSVCRGIVYLWGLDQKLEMSDVPTTALNLCSSVLYLVQALSAIPPHHWGKKIPHLSLITRNAQAVTKTPLQVEQSPLWGLARVIVLEHPELETVCIDIGSDQVSEIEMLLQEMLFPEKEEQVAFRNGERYVARLKRAEAKTISQLAKIDSSGSYLITGGFGALGLQVANYLVEQGARHLLLVGRQGAVSPEAQAGVKQLEDKGALVKIVKTDISQPDSVAMLIAATDIPLRGVVHVAGVLDDGMLRNQTRQRFLKVMNPKVQGTWNLHKLTKEMPLDFFVCFSSMTSVIGALGQGNYSAANAFMDALCHHRHALGLPAVSINWGPWATSGMATQLDANIQSRWEAIGFGMIPPSQGAHLFANLFTAKAPQVGAMPINWSKYTVESAFFTDFRKTTDQKKEQQKTSLNFLETVKAAEKEQRQPLLVAHIQSQVSKVLGYQKDRVFSVSEGFFDLGMSSLTSVELRNNLQNSLGCRLPATLTFDYPTIKKLVDYLMAEFIEEADEDEDVDVSEQSFQIDSKALTFQPLEENDDADEIAKQFAEQLGMQWVN